The Deltaproteobacteria bacterium genome contains a region encoding:
- a CDS encoding nuclear transport factor 2 family protein, with amino-acid sequence MVDLQAIEAIKRLKYQYLRCLDLKQWDAMAECFTEDATAAYGDGKYSFASRDQIMQFLRDALGPCDKISSHRVQQPEIDFTSATTATGAWALDDIVIDTKSNTVIRGAAFYRDEYVKIDDGQWKIKSTGYQRLFEERFSRSDTPSWRLTANRWASQ; translated from the coding sequence ATGGTCGACCTACAAGCGATCGAAGCGATCAAGCGGCTCAAGTACCAGTACCTCCGCTGTCTCGACCTGAAGCAGTGGGACGCGATGGCCGAGTGTTTCACGGAGGATGCGACGGCCGCGTACGGCGACGGCAAGTACTCGTTTGCCAGCCGCGACCAGATCATGCAGTTCCTCCGCGACGCGCTCGGGCCGTGCGACAAGATCTCCAGCCACCGCGTGCAGCAGCCGGAGATCGACTTCACCAGCGCGACGACTGCCACCGGAGCGTGGGCCCTGGACGACATCGTCATCGACACCAAATCGAACACCGTCATTCGCGGCGCCGCGTTCTATCGCGACGAGTACGTCAAAATCGATGACGGGCAGTGGAAAATCAAATCGACCGGCTACCAGCGCCTGTTTGAAGAGCGATTCTCACGCAGCGACACGCCGAGTTGGCGGCTCACCGCGAACCGCTGGGCATCGCAGTGA
- a CDS encoding class I SAM-dependent methyltransferase, producing MNERQQRFVFDDVAELYARRRPSYPSQLVDDLIAIAGLRAGSRLLEIGCGPGTASALLAGRGFELLCLEPGPRLADLARRRLQDDPHAVVVTTTFEEWSVEAEVFDLVYAAQSFHWIDASVRLVKSAQALKPGGTLAIFGNRPLPGAAEVDADIQKAYAKHAPPLATRGDLSNTRENFAAMLEQSPLFQPAQWREYPWYIEYTAEAYVELLQTHSDHQMLPVAQRTQLLEAIGAAIIRHGGRLAIDHVTVLCWAQRK from the coding sequence ATGAACGAGCGACAGCAGCGCTTCGTGTTCGATGACGTCGCGGAACTGTACGCGAGGCGGCGCCCGTCGTATCCATCGCAGCTCGTCGACGACCTGATTGCGATTGCGGGGTTGCGCGCGGGTTCACGCCTGCTCGAGATCGGCTGTGGGCCGGGAACTGCCAGCGCGTTGCTTGCCGGCCGTGGCTTCGAGTTGCTGTGTCTCGAGCCGGGCCCGCGGCTGGCTGACTTGGCGCGTCGCCGACTGCAGGACGATCCCCACGCGGTGGTCGTCACGACGACCTTCGAAGAGTGGTCGGTCGAAGCCGAGGTCTTCGATCTGGTCTATGCCGCTCAGTCGTTTCACTGGATCGACGCCAGCGTACGCCTCGTGAAGTCAGCGCAGGCACTCAAGCCAGGTGGCACTCTGGCGATCTTCGGCAACCGTCCGTTGCCGGGTGCCGCCGAGGTCGATGCCGATATCCAGAAGGCCTATGCCAAGCACGCGCCTCCGCTCGCCACGCGCGGCGATCTGAGTAATACGCGGGAGAACTTTGCGGCCATGCTTGAGCAGTCGCCGCTATTTCAACCCGCCCAGTGGCGGGAGTATCCGTGGTACATCGAGTACACGGCCGAGGCCTACGTTGAGCTGCTGCAGACCCACTCCGATCATCAGATGTTGCCCGTCGCGCAACGGACACAACTGCTCGAAGCGATTGGCGCAGCGATCATTCGCCATGGTGGGCGGTTGGCGATCGATCACGTTACGGTGCTGTGTTGGGCGCAGCGCAAGTAG
- a CDS encoding nuclear transport factor 2 family protein has translation MKRLEYQYLRCLDLKQWDAMAECLTEDATAAYGDGK, from the coding sequence ATGAAGCGGCTCGAGTACCAGTACCTCCGCTGTCTCGACCTGAAGCAGTGGGACGCGATGGCCGAGTGCCTCACGGAGGATGCGACGGCCGCATACGGCGACGGCAAGTAA
- a CDS encoding HAMP domain-containing histidine kinase, producing the protein MTSPSIDELYAEETADMVAARLPSMCLAFAGVFSAAWLFEYIAHPERMRWYAIVFALELLACAAAVALTRRPSGRRHGVAVVASTCCVLFMLIGSYHVLLRGETEIMALALVYLLTGVTVGIPLGGYGQLPIAVAAALAYLGAVSLGAVSVTPVPLTALGLVSIGALTVAGATFLDRYRYASFRRTEELRHANVALAHANEAKNLFLANVSHELRTPLNVILGYAQLILDDGFGPLSDGMRQPLERMVASSQTLVYLISDLLDLSRIEAGRLSVNLEPVALAPLFAELSTMMAQSIAHKPVRFIAEDPDGLIVTADHDRLRQVLVNLLSNAAKFTTRGEIRLRATVSNGTIRIEVVDTGVGIAAADLPHLFEPFHRASNAKEFGGVGIGLSISVRLARAMGGDIAVESAPSSGSCFSVKLHAG; encoded by the coding sequence ATGACGTCACCGTCGATCGACGAACTGTACGCAGAAGAAACCGCCGACATGGTCGCGGCGCGTCTGCCATCTATGTGTCTGGCGTTTGCCGGAGTGTTCAGCGCCGCGTGGCTGTTCGAGTACATCGCGCACCCCGAGCGCATGCGCTGGTACGCCATCGTCTTCGCCCTCGAACTCCTGGCGTGCGCAGCAGCGGTCGCGCTCACCCGTCGTCCAAGTGGCCGGCGCCATGGCGTGGCCGTCGTGGCCTCGACGTGCTGCGTGTTGTTCATGCTGATCGGGTCGTATCACGTGCTCTTGCGCGGCGAGACCGAGATTATGGCGCTTGCGCTGGTGTATCTCCTCACCGGCGTGACCGTCGGGATTCCCCTGGGCGGCTACGGGCAGCTGCCGATCGCGGTCGCCGCGGCGCTGGCCTACCTTGGCGCGGTATCATTGGGCGCGGTCAGTGTCACACCGGTACCGCTCACGGCGCTAGGGCTCGTATCGATCGGCGCGCTCACAGTGGCGGGCGCGACGTTTCTCGACCGCTACCGCTACGCGTCGTTTCGCCGCACGGAGGAGTTGCGCCATGCGAACGTGGCGTTGGCGCACGCCAATGAAGCGAAGAACCTTTTCCTCGCCAACGTCTCGCACGAACTGCGCACCCCGCTCAATGTCATCCTGGGCTACGCACAGTTGATACTCGACGACGGCTTCGGGCCGCTGTCCGACGGCATGCGGCAGCCACTGGAGCGAATGGTGGCGAGTTCGCAGACGCTGGTGTACCTGATCAGCGACCTCCTCGACTTGTCACGGATTGAGGCCGGACGGCTGAGTGTCAACTTGGAACCGGTCGCGTTGGCGCCGCTGTTCGCCGAGTTGAGCACGATGATGGCCCAGTCCATCGCGCACAAGCCGGTGCGTTTCATCGCGGAAGATCCCGACGGATTGATCGTCACAGCGGACCACGACCGATTGCGACAAGTGTTGGTCAATCTCTTGTCCAACGCGGCGAAGTTCACCACCCGTGGTGAGATTCGACTGCGCGCCACGGTCAGCAATGGGACGATACGCATCGAAGTCGTCGACACCGGCGTTGGCATCGCCGCCGCCGATCTCCCGCACCTGTTCGAGCCCTTTCATCGCGCCAGCAATGCCAAGGAGTTCGGTGGGGTCGGCATTGGTCTCTCGATCTCCGTGCGGCTGGCCCGCGCGATGGGCGGTGACATCGCGGTGGAGAGCGCACCGAGCAGTGGATCGTGCTTCAGTGTGAAGTTGCACGCTGGATAG
- a CDS encoding DUF507 family protein: MRDNEIQRLAQITARGLCAHGFIQAKGDQGRIASRISEIIAKSFADEAALIAEAERLAATHARQMVGMDRERIVRGILERLARERDFPL; encoded by the coding sequence GTGCGGGACAACGAAATTCAACGGCTGGCGCAGATCACTGCGCGCGGGCTTTGTGCGCACGGGTTCATTCAGGCGAAGGGGGACCAGGGGCGCATCGCCAGCCGCATCAGCGAGATCATCGCCAAGAGCTTCGCCGACGAGGCGGCCTTGATCGCCGAGGCCGAGCGGTTGGCCGCCACCCACGCACGCCAAATGGTCGGCATGGACCGTGAACGCATCGTGCGTGGCATCCTCGAACGGTTGGCCCGTGAGCGCGACTTCCCGTTGTGA
- a CDS encoding DUF507 family protein yields MKKLSEARVSFLAHEILRALRSEGLVEVEHERLALADLKQLLNQEDELSERIDATVRQKIGTLSRKIPPGSREWDVLYRQYWEQELRKIRP; encoded by the coding sequence ATGAAGAAGTTGAGTGAAGCCCGCGTCTCATTTCTCGCCCACGAGATCCTCCGAGCCTTGCGCAGCGAGGGGTTGGTGGAGGTCGAGCATGAACGGCTGGCCCTGGCCGATTTGAAGCAATTGCTGAATCAGGAGGATGAACTCTCCGAGCGCATCGATGCCACGGTTCGGCAGAAGATTGGTACGCTGTCGCGCAAGATCCCGCCCGGTAGTCGCGAGTGGGATGTGCTCTACCGCCAGTACTGGGAGCAGGAACTGCGCAAGATCAGACCGTAG
- the groES gene encoding co-chaperone GroES encodes MKIRPLQDRVIVKRIAEEEKTKGGIIIPDTAKEKPQEGKIIAAGKGKVSDEGKVIPLEVKVGDKILFGKYSGAEIKLNGEEHLIMREEDILGIVEA; translated from the coding sequence ATGAAGATTCGGCCACTGCAGGATCGCGTCATCGTCAAGCGAATCGCCGAGGAAGAGAAAACCAAGGGCGGCATCATCATCCCCGACACGGCGAAGGAGAAGCCCCAGGAAGGCAAAATCATTGCCGCGGGCAAGGGGAAAGTCTCAGACGAGGGCAAAGTCATCCCTCTCGAGGTCAAGGTCGGCGACAAGATCCTGTTCGGAAAGTACTCCGGCGCTGAGATCAAACTGAACGGCGAAGAGCACCTCATCATGCGCGAGGAAGACATCCTCGGTATCGTTGAAGCCTAG
- the groL gene encoding chaperonin GroEL (60 kDa chaperone family; promotes refolding of misfolded polypeptides especially under stressful conditions; forms two stacked rings of heptamers to form a barrel-shaped 14mer; ends can be capped by GroES; misfolded proteins enter the barrel where they are refolded when GroES binds), which translates to MPAKILKFGQEARDRILRGVNALADAVTVTLGPKGRNVVLEKSFGAPNITKDGVTVAKEIELEDKFENMGAQMVKEVASKTSDVAGDGTTTATVLARSIYSEGAKMVAAGHDPMSIKRGIDKAVQAVIAELKSLSKPTRDQKEIAQVGTISANNDSTIGEIIAEAMSKVGKEGVITVEEAKSLETALDVVEGMQFDRGYLSPYFVTDPEKMEAVLEDAYILINEKKISAMKDLLPVLEAIARTGKPFLLVAEDIEGEALATLVVNKIRGTLHCVAVKAPGFGDRRKAMLEDIATLTGGKVIAEELGIKLENVTLNDLGRAKRIVIDKDNSTIVDGAGKKADIEGRIKQIRAQVEETTSDYDREKLQERLAKLVGGVAVIRVGAATEIEMKEKKARVEDALHATRAAVEEGIVPGGGVALVRCIAALEKVKVRDEEQVGINIVRRSLEDPLRWIANNAGWEGSIVLDKVKNNKGAFGFNAASEEFEDLMKAGIVDPTKVVRTALQNAASVAGLLLTTEAMIAEKPEEKGAGPSMPPGGGMGGMGGMM; encoded by the coding sequence ATGCCCGCAAAGATTCTGAAATTCGGCCAAGAGGCCCGCGACCGCATTCTGCGCGGCGTCAACGCGCTCGCTGACGCGGTGACCGTCACACTCGGCCCCAAGGGTCGCAACGTCGTACTCGAAAAGTCATTCGGCGCCCCCAACATCACCAAGGATGGCGTTACCGTCGCCAAGGAAATTGAGCTCGAAGACAAATTCGAGAACATGGGCGCCCAGATGGTGAAGGAAGTCGCCAGCAAGACCTCTGATGTCGCCGGCGACGGCACCACGACCGCAACCGTGTTGGCCCGCTCGATCTATTCCGAAGGCGCTAAGATGGTGGCTGCGGGTCACGACCCGATGAGCATCAAGCGCGGCATCGACAAGGCCGTGCAAGCCGTGATCGCGGAACTCAAGAGCCTGTCCAAGCCCACCCGAGATCAGAAGGAAATCGCTCAGGTCGGGACCATCTCGGCCAACAACGACAGCACCATCGGTGAGATCATCGCCGAGGCCATGAGCAAGGTCGGCAAAGAAGGCGTGATCACGGTCGAAGAGGCCAAGAGCCTGGAGACTGCGCTCGACGTCGTCGAAGGCATGCAGTTCGATCGCGGCTACCTGTCGCCGTACTTCGTGACCGATCCGGAAAAGATGGAAGCCGTCCTCGAAGACGCCTACATCCTGATCAACGAGAAGAAGATCTCGGCGATGAAGGACCTGCTGCCGGTGCTGGAAGCCATCGCCCGCACGGGCAAGCCCTTCCTCCTGGTCGCTGAGGACATCGAGGGCGAAGCGCTCGCTACGCTCGTGGTCAACAAGATTCGCGGCACGTTGCACTGCGTCGCGGTCAAGGCCCCCGGCTTTGGCGATCGACGCAAGGCGATGCTCGAAGACATCGCCACTCTCACCGGCGGCAAAGTGATCGCCGAAGAGCTTGGCATCAAGCTGGAGAACGTCACCCTCAACGACCTCGGGCGCGCCAAGCGTATCGTGATCGACAAGGACAACAGCACCATCGTCGATGGGGCCGGCAAGAAGGCGGACATCGAAGGCCGGATCAAGCAGATTCGCGCCCAGGTCGAGGAGACCACCTCGGACTACGATCGCGAGAAACTGCAAGAGCGGCTGGCGAAGCTCGTCGGCGGCGTCGCCGTGATTCGCGTCGGCGCGGCCACGGAAATCGAAATGAAGGAAAAGAAAGCGCGCGTCGAGGATGCGTTGCACGCCACCCGCGCCGCAGTCGAGGAAGGTATCGTCCCCGGTGGTGGCGTAGCGTTGGTCCGCTGCATCGCCGCGCTCGAGAAGGTGAAGGTGCGCGATGAAGAGCAGGTCGGCATCAACATCGTGCGCCGATCGCTGGAAGATCCCCTGCGCTGGATCGCCAACAACGCGGGCTGGGAAGGCTCGATCGTGCTCGACAAGGTGAAGAACAACAAGGGCGCGTTCGGCTTCAACGCGGCCAGCGAAGAGTTCGAGGACTTGATGAAGGCTGGGATCGTCGATCCCACCAAGGTGGTGCGTACCGCACTGCAGAACGCCGCATCGGTGGCCGGTCTGCTGCTCACCACCGAGGCGATGATCGCCGAGAAGCCGGAAGAGAAGGGCGCCGGTCCCTCGATGCCGCCAGGTGGTGGTATGGGTGGCATGGGCGGCATGATGTAA
- a CDS encoding LamG domain-containing protein, with the protein MTRPWVALVAGACLLVTVGVVVQRFRGSDAEEPAVARNRMAALAGKAIAKRGGLVDYPEGADAGSPGHFDAPAGAAAVGGARGAGAAVSGSTGDATEPSERGSATVGSVGSRARGSVGVSGSSAPISAGNSISVTAPVVGPALFEKPSSPAGGGTDESIALVPSAGGPGKQVKDEKQNQDENGPVLALSFDNSVQPDKGDQATLAEGIAFDGQGTKFSEDAQFTVPNAGGLTGEAGTISFKIQPDWSGAEETDASLAQLRTPNEWDNRLQITKNGQYLRFLLADDTGHESGAGIPIRWQPGEEHTVTATWGEDPTTGQKLASLYVDGRLAGQSPYYGNFIPPNGPLYIGSDHPGGGPGARGTMSDFQAYNRALSLAEIANRSTR; encoded by the coding sequence ATGACAAGACCATGGGTAGCCCTCGTTGCCGGGGCGTGTTTGCTGGTGACTGTCGGCGTGGTGGTGCAGCGATTTCGCGGCAGTGATGCCGAGGAACCGGCTGTCGCCCGCAATCGAATGGCCGCGTTGGCTGGCAAGGCCATCGCCAAGCGTGGTGGATTGGTCGACTATCCGGAAGGCGCTGATGCTGGTTCGCCGGGCCACTTCGATGCACCGGCTGGTGCGGCCGCTGTCGGCGGCGCCCGCGGTGCCGGTGCGGCTGTTTCTGGATCGACTGGCGACGCGACCGAACCGAGTGAGCGCGGCAGCGCCACGGTAGGCAGCGTCGGGAGCCGCGCGCGAGGGAGCGTCGGCGTGAGTGGAAGCTCGGCACCGATCTCCGCCGGCAATTCGATTAGCGTGACTGCACCGGTTGTTGGGCCGGCGCTATTCGAGAAGCCGAGCAGCCCGGCAGGCGGTGGGACCGATGAATCGATCGCGTTGGTGCCGTCGGCAGGCGGCCCGGGCAAGCAAGTCAAGGACGAGAAGCAGAACCAAGATGAGAACGGGCCGGTGCTGGCGTTGTCGTTCGACAACTCGGTTCAGCCGGACAAGGGCGATCAAGCCACGTTGGCTGAGGGCATCGCGTTTGATGGGCAGGGCACCAAGTTCTCCGAGGACGCGCAATTCACCGTGCCGAATGCCGGTGGCCTGACGGGCGAGGCCGGAACGATTTCGTTCAAGATTCAACCCGATTGGTCGGGAGCGGAAGAGACCGATGCGTCCTTGGCGCAGCTGCGCACACCGAATGAGTGGGACAATCGACTGCAAATCACCAAGAACGGACAGTATCTGCGCTTCTTGCTCGCCGACGACACCGGGCACGAGAGCGGTGCGGGCATCCCGATTCGCTGGCAACCGGGTGAAGAGCACACGGTGACGGCGACGTGGGGCGAGGATCCAACGACGGGGCAGAAGTTGGCGTCTCTATACGTCGATGGGCGATTGGCCGGTCAAAGCCCGTACTACGGAAATTTCATCCCGCCGAATGGGCCGCTCTACATCGGGTCCGATCACCCCGGCGGCGGTCCCGGCGCGCGCGGCACGATGAGCGATTTCCAAGCGTATAATCGCGCGCTGTCACTTGCGGAGATCGCGAACCGCAGCACTCGCTGA
- a CDS encoding YihA family ribosome biogenesis GTP-binding protein, with translation MRITSARFLSAASGTNHLPRHAWPEIAFAGRSNVGKSSLLNRLVGQHKLARVSKTPGRTQQLNFFVLNEAVVFVDLPGYGFARVPLAVKQQWGQLVESYLTDRRALSAVVVIIDVRRGIEADDQQLLDFLAVQDIPTLLVVTKADKLNRGDLTRQTAALHARAGYPLCIVSSHTGAGIDQLWAAIEARLGARKRAR, from the coding sequence ATGCGCATCACTTCCGCTCGGTTTCTGAGTGCCGCGAGCGGTACGAATCATCTGCCGCGGCATGCCTGGCCCGAGATTGCGTTCGCTGGCCGGTCGAATGTCGGCAAGTCGTCGCTGCTCAACCGACTGGTCGGACAGCACAAACTCGCGCGAGTCAGCAAGACCCCGGGGCGGACGCAGCAACTGAATTTTTTTGTCTTGAATGAAGCGGTGGTCTTCGTCGACTTGCCGGGCTACGGCTTCGCTCGCGTCCCGCTCGCCGTGAAGCAGCAGTGGGGTCAATTGGTCGAATCGTATCTGACCGATCGGCGGGCATTGTCAGCCGTGGTTGTCATCATCGATGTCCGACGCGGAATCGAAGCGGACGATCAGCAACTGCTCGATTTTCTCGCGGTGCAGGACATTCCAACCCTGCTCGTCGTCACCAAAGCCGACAAGCTCAACCGCGGCGACCTGACGCGGCAGACGGCGGCGTTACACGCGCGCGCGGGGTACCCGCTCTGCATCGTCTCGTCTCACACCGGCGCGGGCATCGACCAGCTCTGGGCTGCGATCGAAGCGAGGCTGGGCGCTCGGAAGCGAGCGCGATGA
- a CDS encoding glycosyltransferase, which translates to MTAHGLISVIIPTFNRHALVREAVRSVLAQRGDQTIELTIEVIVVDDGSDDGTEAALAPFADRVRYLWQPNRGVAAARNTGARSSTGEWLAFLDSDDLWLPDKLAAQIAFIRAHPHTRICQTGEIWIRNGVRVNPPQHHRIPDGNIFLPSLRRCLISASAVMMRRDLFEAAGGFDESLPACEDYDLWLRIARDTPVALLDQPLVIKRRGYPDQLSQRYWGMDRFRVQALRKLLADPALDGARRAAVAAVFAEKCAILANGASKRGQPNNAAHYRDLAAHA; encoded by the coding sequence ATGACGGCGCACGGCTTGATCAGCGTGATCATTCCGACCTTCAATCGACACGCGTTGGTGCGTGAAGCAGTTCGATCCGTGCTCGCCCAGCGCGGCGACCAGACGATTGAACTGACCATTGAAGTGATCGTCGTCGACGACGGATCGGACGATGGGACTGAAGCCGCGCTTGCCCCGTTCGCGGATCGCGTGCGCTACCTGTGGCAACCCAACCGCGGCGTCGCCGCGGCACGCAACACCGGCGCTCGCAGTTCGACCGGTGAGTGGCTGGCGTTTCTCGACTCGGACGATCTGTGGTTGCCCGACAAACTCGCTGCCCAGATCGCTTTCATACGCGCGCATCCGCACACGCGTATCTGCCAGACCGGAGAGATTTGGATTCGCAACGGCGTGCGCGTCAATCCACCCCAACATCATCGCATCCCCGACGGCAACATCTTCCTGCCCAGCCTGCGGCGCTGCTTGATCAGCGCCTCCGCGGTCATGATGCGCCGCGACCTGTTCGAAGCCGCCGGCGGCTTCGACGAGAGTCTGCCCGCGTGTGAGGACTATGATTTGTGGCTGCGGATCGCGCGCGACACTCCGGTCGCGCTCCTCGATCAGCCGCTCGTGATCAAACGCCGCGGCTACCCCGATCAACTATCGCAACGATACTGGGGCATGGATCGCTTTCGCGTGCAGGCTCTGCGCAAACTGCTCGCAGATCCCGCCCTCGATGGCGCGCGCCGTGCCGCCGTTGCCGCCGTCTTCGCGGAGAAATGCGCCATCCTCGCCAACGGCGCCAGCAAGCGGGGGCAGCCAAACAACGCCGCCCACTATCGTGACCTTGCCGCGCATGCCTGA
- a CDS encoding radical SAM protein → MTPWRPEQIWIAPGEEDTPIARRVRAALPDVPCVTAEVGESAAADRFAAGKRRLVLQRHRGSWLQHCPAGTAGLVCCNYLVVNFASNCPYDCSYCFLQEYIANNPAIKAFTNIDDGLAEIATVLRAHPQRDFRIGTGELADSLALDPITGLTSDLVPFFAAHRNVTLELKTKSDCIDNLLRLDPQDRVVVSWSVNAPTICSNDEAGTASLSERIAAARRVQAAGYRVGFHFDPLIEHPGWAEGYRETVAMIAAVVDPRRIAWISLGSLRLSPGLRTAMRARPTTTQVLGGELVPGPDGKARVWRGLRMQMYRTVEGYLREAFPNVPSYLCMEPASVWQQVRGEVPSDREVAQRLVAGAL, encoded by the coding sequence GTGACGCCGTGGCGCCCTGAACAGATCTGGATTGCACCCGGCGAAGAAGACACGCCGATTGCCCGGCGGGTACGCGCTGCGCTGCCGGATGTCCCGTGCGTCACCGCCGAAGTCGGCGAATCGGCCGCGGCGGATCGCTTCGCGGCCGGCAAGCGACGCCTCGTCCTGCAGCGCCATCGCGGTAGTTGGCTGCAGCACTGTCCGGCCGGAACCGCCGGGCTGGTCTGCTGCAACTACTTGGTGGTGAACTTCGCGTCGAACTGTCCCTACGATTGCAGCTACTGCTTCCTGCAGGAGTACATCGCCAACAATCCCGCGATCAAGGCGTTCACCAACATCGACGATGGCCTCGCCGAAATCGCCACGGTGCTGCGCGCGCACCCGCAACGCGACTTCCGTATCGGCACCGGCGAGCTGGCCGACAGCCTCGCGCTCGATCCGATCACTGGCCTGACGAGCGACCTGGTCCCGTTCTTCGCCGCACATCGCAACGTCACGCTCGAATTGAAAACCAAGAGCGACTGCATCGACAATCTGCTCCGACTCGATCCGCAAGACCGCGTCGTGGTGTCGTGGTCGGTGAACGCGCCGACGATCTGCTCCAACGACGAAGCCGGCACGGCATCGTTGAGCGAACGCATCGCCGCCGCGCGCCGCGTGCAGGCCGCCGGCTATCGCGTGGGGTTTCACTTCGATCCGCTCATCGAACATCCCGGTTGGGCCGAAGGCTATCGCGAAACGGTGGCAATGATCGCCGCCGTCGTCGATCCGCGCCGCATCGCGTGGATTAGTTTAGGAAGCCTACGCCTCTCGCCCGGTCTCCGCACGGCCATGCGGGCCCGACCAACAACGACACAGGTCTTAGGCGGCGAGTTGGTTCCGGGACCCGACGGCAAAGCGCGGGTGTGGCGCGGCTTGCGGATGCAGATGTATCGTACTGTCGAGGGCTATCTTCGCGAAGCGTTTCCGAACGTACCGAGCTACCTCTGCATGGAGCCCGCCAGCGTGTGGCAACAGGTGCGTGGGGAAGTACCCAGCGACCGCGAGGTCGCGCAGCGTTTAGTCGCAGGCGCGCTGTGA
- a CDS encoding glutamate racemase, with translation MAGAIGVFDSGIGGLTVLHELMRELPREQFIYLGDTGRYPYGSKSPETVRRYAVENTDFLIEKGVKLLVVACNTMSSVALEAIAERAAVPVVGVIEPGAAEALRVTRNRRIGVIGTEATIASGAYTHALQHLAERFAGDVEIYTRACPLFVHLAEEGWVDNEIARSAARRYLGSLRQSGIDTLVLGCTHYPLLRAVIGEVMGPKVQLVDSASSTARATRTMLTRKRLARRAGTCAVSFFVTDVPDRFIKVGQRFLGEQVESAVRIER, from the coding sequence ATTGCCGGCGCCATCGGCGTATTCGATTCCGGCATCGGCGGGCTGACGGTGTTGCACGAGCTCATGCGTGAGCTGCCGCGCGAGCAATTCATCTACCTCGGCGACACCGGTCGCTATCCGTACGGCAGCAAGTCGCCCGAGACCGTCCGCCGTTACGCGGTCGAGAACACCGATTTTCTGATCGAGAAAGGCGTCAAGCTCTTGGTGGTGGCGTGCAACACCATGTCGTCGGTGGCGCTCGAGGCGATTGCCGAACGCGCGGCGGTCCCGGTGGTCGGCGTGATCGAGCCCGGCGCCGCCGAAGCGCTGCGCGTCACGCGCAACCGCCGCATCGGCGTCATCGGCACCGAAGCGACCATTGCCAGCGGCGCCTACACCCACGCGCTACAACACCTCGCCGAACGGTTCGCGGGTGACGTTGAGATCTACACCCGTGCCTGTCCGCTGTTCGTCCACCTGGCCGAAGAGGGCTGGGTCGACAACGAGATCGCGCGCAGCGCCGCGCGCCGCTATCTCGGCAGCTTGCGCCAGAGCGGCATCGACACACTAGTGCTGGGTTGCACGCACTATCCGCTGCTTCGCGCCGTGATCGGCGAGGTGATGGGGCCGAAGGTGCAACTCGTCGATTCAGCCAGTTCGACCGCGCGCGCCACGCGCACGATGCTCACCCGCAAGCGCCTCGCGCGTCGCGCCGGTACTTGCGCGGTGAGTTTCTTCGTCACCGACGTACCCGACCGCTTCATCAAAGTCGGCCAACGTTTTCTCGGCGAACAAGTCGAGTCAGCGGTGCGCATCGAACGGTGA